The following nucleotide sequence is from Salinispirillum sp. LH 10-3-1.
AATAGAGACAATGTCTTTCTGGTAGAGCATGTTGGACATGGTGGGGTCCTGGTCTGCTGGCCCTAGTGTAGGTGCCATTCGTGGCCTTGGTTGGACGGTATCTTAACCGACCACATTAGATATAGGCAATTCAGTGAAGAAATTGGCAGAAAATGTATAAAAACTGAACCTTGGGTTAGTTGTTGTGGCGCAGTCTTTTTGTGATAGTGGCGTCGCTGCACAGCAGTGCAGGGTGCCCAATGGCGAATCACTTCAGTGTGGAGGTGATCGGCGGTCACGGGCGATTACTATTTTAGAAAAGGAAAAGTTCTAAACATGATTGAATTAAAGAAAGTGTTCGGTTTGGTATTGGCTTCATTGGTTATGTTCGGTGCGATGTCGTTGTCCGCCGAGGAACTGACGGATTTTCCAGCCGACTATTCAGATGAATTGGTCATCATGGTCAATATTAACCTGGACGATGCCGAGAAAATGGCGGTTGCCTTGGCCGGTATCGGACCCGCGCGGGCTGCTGCCATTGTCGCGCACCGCGAAGAGTTCGGGCCCTTTGCCTCAGTTGAGGACCTGTTAGCGATCAGCGGTATTGGGCCGCGTACGTTAGAGGCTATTCGTCATCAGCTGGTGGTGGGCGATAGCTAGGCTAGGCAAGTGATGCAGCAAGGCTCGCGCGCCAGCGAGGGTCTTCTGCACACACCGCAATAAACCATGGGTTCAGTAATGAGTCCTTCGTATTGTAATTCAGGCGCTCTCCGGTTTCCGCATTAATTACCAGCGCGCCTGCTTCTTCTGCGATCACCTGTGATGCTGCTGTATCCCATTCCGATGTCAGTCCCAGGCGTGGATATATGTGTGCCTCGCCAGCCGCGATCATGCACGTTTTGATGGCGCTGCCGACAGGTGTCAATTGATGGTCGCCCAGATGGTTGAGGAATGCATTCACCGCCTTGTCATGAAAGGAGCGGCTACCGAGCGCTAGCCAAGGTTCATTGGCTGGTGGTGCTGAGCGGGTATGCAAGCGCCGAGGTGGTTGGTCTGGTTGCGTGAGGTGTTGGTGATAAGCCCCTGCACCCTGTTCGGCGTACCAAAGCTCGTGGCGCGCTGGCGCATAGACTACGCCAAGCACCGGAAAATGATGGTCGATTAAGGCGATATTTACGGTGAAGTCGCCGTTTCGTTTGACGAATTCCTTGGTACCGTCCAGCGGGTCAACCAGCCAATAGCGTTGCCATTTTTGACGTTCAAGCCACGGTGTGAGGCCCGATTCTTCCGTCAGCACAGGTATATCTGGCGTCAACTTTTGCAGTGCTGACTCAATGAGTTTATTGGCAGCGATGTCTGCGGCGGTTACTGGTGTGTTGTCGGACTTATTCTGCACGGCAAAGTCTTGTTGATACACTTGCATAATGGCTTCGCCAGCCGACTGGGCGATGCGGATGATGTCTTGCAGCATGAAATGTCCTGCCGAGTAGAGTCTATGCGGTGCCTGAGAGTAGCTAACTTGCGGTGGAATGTCATCTGGCTTGGTTGTTCAGTGAAACAGAATGCGATCCAGAGTGGCTTGGTTGTTTACTGATCAAAAGCGTAAAAATCCCTTAGAATTCAGTTGCTTATTTGATCAGGTTCCCTATAGTAAGGGCATAGAAATCTAACTACTGAGACTTCCATGGAAAATCTTGACACCCTGGTAGCTGAAACTCTTGATATTATAGCTGCCACGGATTCGCCCTCAGCATTGGAAGAACTGCGTGTTCGTAAGCTGGGAAAGAAAGGTGACCTGACGCAACTGCTCAAACAACTGGGTCAGTTGTCGGCTGAAGAACGACCGGCCGCTGGCGCATTGATTAATGCAGCGAAAGAGCAGGTCGCGGCGGCACTGAACGCTCGTAAGGCGAGTCTGGAAGAGGCCGAGTTGGCGCGTCAGTTAGCCAATGAAACAGTGGACGTTACCTTGCCCGGGCGAACAAACGGAGCAGGGGGCATGCACCCCGTCACCCGCACCATAGAACGCATGACGGACTTCTTCACACGCATGGGTTATCTGGTTGCCGAAGGTCCGGAAGTTGAAGACGATTATCACAACTTCGAAGCGTTGAATATTCCTTCGCATCACCCCGCGCGGGCCATGCATGACACCTTCTATTTTGATGCCACTCGCTTGTTGCGCACGCACACGTCACCCGTTCAGGTACGTGTAATGAGTCAGCAAGAACCTCCGGTACGTATAGTCTGCCCTGGTCGCGTTTATCGTTGCGACTCCGACTTGACTCATACGCCGATGTTTCACCAGATGGAAGGTCTGCTGGTTGATGAGAAAGTCAGTTTTGCCGACCTGAAAGGCACTGTTGAATCTTTTCTGCGTGAGTTCTTTGAAAAAGACCTGGCCGTGCGTTTCCGGCCCAGTTATTTCCCCTTTACAGAGCCGTCGGCGGAAGTCGACATGGAATGTGTGCACTGTGGTGGTGAGGGGTGCCGCGTGTGCAGCCATACCGGTTGGCTCGAAGTGATGGGCTGTGGCATGGTGCATCCTGAAGTACTGCGGTACGCCAATATTGACCCCGAGCGCTATCAGGGCTTTGCTTTTGGTATGGGTGTAGAGCGCTTGGCAATGCTGCGATACGGTGTAAACGATTTGCGCATGTTCTTTGAGAACGATTTGAAATTTTTGGCGCAGTTTAAGTGAAGTCCAACAGACAAGTAATTGATCATGAAATTTAGCGAAACCTGGTTAAGACAGTGGGTAAACCCGGCAATAGATTCTGATGCTTTAATGCACCAGGTCACCATGGCGGGTTTGGAAGTCGACGGCGCGGAGCCTGTTGCAGGCGAGTTTACAGGCGTAGTGGTCGCTGAAATCGAATCCGCTGAACCCCATCCCAATGCCGACAAGCTGCAAGTGTGCCGTGTAAACGACGGCACTGAATCTTGGTCTGTTGTGTGCGGCGCGCCCAATGCGCGTGCTGGTTTGAAAGTCGCCTTTGCCCGCGTTGGCGCGGTACTGCCGGGTGACTTCAAGATTAAAAAAGCCAAGCTGCGTCAGGTAGAAAGCTTTGGCATGCTGTGCAGTGGTAAAGAGTTGGAACTGTCCGACGACCACGACGGCATTATGGAACTGCCCGCTGATGCACCTTTGGGCACCGATATTCGCAGCTACCTGAATTTAGACGACCTGTGCATCGAAGTGGATCTTACGCCGAACCGTGCCGACTGCCTCAGTATCGCCGGCCTCGCCCGTGAAGTGGGCGTGTTGAATGAGGTGCCGGTGTGTGCGCCTGAAATACCGGCTGTGCCTGCGACGGTCAGTGACATGTTTCCCATCGCCGTTATGGCGCCGGAAGGCTGCCCACGCTATCTGGGTCGGGTGATTCGTAATATCGATGCCAAAGCCGTTACCCCGGTATGGATGCAAGAGCGCTTGCGACGCGGCGGTGTGCGCAGCATTGACCCTGTGGTCGATGTCACCAATTACGTGATGTTGGAGTTGGGTCAGCCGATGCATGGCTTTGACTTGGCGACATTGAACGGCGGGATTCACGTGCGTTGGGCAAATGAAGGCGAATCGCTGACCTTGCTGGATGGCCAAACCGTTAATTTACGAAGTGATACCCTAGTGATCGCCGATGAAAAGCACCCGCTGGCTATGGCTGGGGTGATGGGTGGCGAGAATACGGGTATCAGCGGTGAAACACGCGATATCTTTTTAGAGTGCGCGTTTTTCGCACCACTGCAACTGGCGGGTAAAGCTCGTTCGTACGGTTTGCACACCGATTCATCGCATCGCTACGAGCGTGGGGTGGACCATGCATTACAAGCGCGCGCCATGGAGCGTGCAACTGCGTTGTTGCTGGAAATTGTGGGTGGTGAGCCCGGCCCGGTTTCAGAAGTAGTGGCCGAAGAGCACTTGCCTAACGTCGCGCCCGTAACAGTATCCCATGCTCAGATCGCTGCGGCGCTGGGGTTGGATATTCCGACAGAGCAGGTCACACGCATTCTTACTGGGCTTGGCTTTGGTGTCGACTATGCCAATGAACAGTGGACCGTCAGTGTGCCCGGCTGGCGCTTTGATATTTCGATTACTGCAGACTTGATTGAAGAAGTTGGTCGAATATACGGCTATGACCGTCTGCCGGTGTCTTATCCGGTAGCACCAATGGCGATATCGCCGTTGCCTGAATCGGTACAAAGTGGCCGGTTGATCGCGCAGCGCATGGTGTCTTTGGGTTACCAGGAAGTCGTGAGTTACAGCTTTGTTGCGCCGGAATTGCAGGCACTGCTAGAGCCGGACGTGACGGCATTAGCGTTAGCGAACCCTATATCTGAAGACCTCGGTGTGATGCGAACCACCGTTATTGCCGGATTGTTGGGTGCTTTGCAGCACAACATTAAGCGTCAGCAAGACCGGGTGCGCTTGTTCGAAACCGGTTTGGTGTTTCGTGGTGCGCTGGATACCTTACAGCAAGATAAAAAGGTTGCTGGTCTGATTTATGGTCCACGTTCTGGTGTCTCTTGGTTGAACGGTGCAGCCGGTGTCGACTTCTACGACCTGAAAGGTGATGTCGAGGCTTTGCTGGCGTTGTCAGAGGGTAATGAGATTACCTTCGCGCCGACGAATGTGCCTTACCTGCACCCTGGTCAGGCCGCCATTGTCATGGTCAATGGTGAAAGCGTTGGTGTGTTGGGTCGTATTCACCCACGCTTGGACAAAGCACTGGGCCTGAAGAAGCCGGCCTATGTATTTGAATTGGATTTTAATGCGGTTATTACGCGCCGCATTCCTGTTTATAAGGGAATCTCCCGATTCCCCGCAAGTCGACGTGATATTGCCGTGGTGGTGGGTACTTCGGTACCAGCGCACGACCTACTGTCCGCAGCTAAAACAGTTGCTGGAGAGTGGGTAACGAGCGCAGATGTCTTCGACGTCTATGAGGGTGAACGTATTGGGGCCGGGTTGCGCAGTATTGCACTGCAGCTGACGTGGCAACACCCAGAGCGCCCGATGGCTGAAGAGGAAGTCACAACCGCCATGAACGCTGTCATAGAGCGCTTGCAAGAGGATTTTGAGGCGACATTGAGGAGCTGAACCATGGCACTGACCAAATCCGAAATGGCTGAACGTTTGTACGAAGAGCTGGGGCTCAACAAGCGCGAAGCCAAAGAGATGGTTGAACTGTTTTTCTTAGAGATAACAGAAAGCCTGGTGCACAACGAGCAGGTAAAGTTATCCGGTTTCGGTAACTTTGACCTGCGTGATAAGCGACAGAGACCGGGAAGAAACCCTAAAACGGGTGAAGAAATACCGATCTCTGCGCGGCGTGTCGTAACGTTCCGGCCTGGCCAAAAGCTAAAGGTGCAGGTTGAGAATTACGACGGTAATGTTGGGCTGGACGTCGAATAACATGCCTGATATTCCAGCCAAACGATACTTCACCATTGGTGAAGTGGCGGAGCTTTGCGGCTTGAAGACCCATGTATTGCGTTATTGGGAGCAAGAGTTTCCGCAACTGAATCCGGTGAAGCGACGCGGCAATCGGCGTTATTATCAGCGTGACGACGTGCTCCTTATTCATACTATTCGGCAACTGCTCTACGAGGAAGGCTTCACCATCAATGGTGCCAGACAGAAGCTTGAACAAGAGCAGAAATCCCGGCAAAAGCCCGCTAAGCCGCCTGTTTCCTTAGAGGAAGCAATGAGTCCCGCTGTGGTGTCGTCGCACACTATAGAGCGCGATGATTCGGCGCGACTGACGGCCGAAGACATTGGGGCCGACTTTGATTTAGGGCATTTACGTATCCCGAAACAGCCACCGAAAATTGTCAGCATCACCCGCAACGATATTTCAGAGTTGCTGGATATGCTGGAAGAGGCTAGAGACTGGCTGAAATAAAGGCTTGTATTTTCAATCGGTTAGAGTATTATCCTCCGCGTAGTCGGGCATTAGCGCAGTCTGGTAGCGCATCGTCATGGGGTGGCGAGGGTCAGAGGTTCAAATCCTCTATGCCCGACCAAATTTCCCTCCTTTTCCAATCTATGTTCTCGCCGTTCAGGCGCTGCAATTTTATCGTTATTCTGGTGGAGTCTCTTTGTGACATCCGGTGACGTTAGCTTTTCTCATCTGGTCGACCGTTTTCAAAAAAACATCTATGACTCGCGTAAGGGTCAGATTCGTATGGCCATCGTTTCGCGAGCCATGCAGCCATTTTGTCAGCAAGAAAAACCCTTGCGTGTGTTGGATGCTGCAGGTGGCTTAGGTCAAATGACTGCGTTATTTGCCGGTCACGGGCATCGTGTGACTTACAACGACCTAGCCCCAGAAATGCTGGTAGCGGCACAACGCAATTTGCCTGAAGGGGTTGGCACGGCTGCAATAAAATGGGCTCAGGGGCCTTTACAAGCGTTGCAGGGGCAGTTTGACTTGGTCTTAGGACATGCGGTGTTGGAGTGGTTGGTAGAGCCAAAAGATGGTTTGGCGAGTCTTTGTGATCGAGTGGCGCCGGGTGGCTATTTGTCGCTTTTGTTCTACAATGCAGAGAGCATAATTTTTAAAAACCTGCTTAAAGGTAATTTGCGCAAGGCGACGAGCAATCATTATGCCGGCGATAGAAAGGGGCTGACGCCTGTTTCGCCGTTGAATATTCTGGATGTGGAGTCTTGGCTCAGCGATCTTGGCATGAACGTGACTGAGCGCTTGGGCGTTCGTTGTTTTACTGACTTCATGTGGCCATTGTTCAAAGATAATCCACGCTTGGAAGATCAAATAGAGTTAGAGTGGGAGTTGGGGCAGCGTTTGGAATACCGTCCTTTTGCTCGGTATTTGCACTACATCGTGCATAAGCCCGAATAATGTCTTGTTTTTATTTTGTTTTTGTCTAGGATTGTGATTTTAGTCGGTAGGTTATACGCACTGTGCAGTCTATTCTTAGAGAATGACTAACTGAAAATTATACTGGGGAAATATGCCGTATCCCTTGCCTGTTGTTCCCGAAATCAGGACATTGTTGGACTTGCTAAGGCAACATAGAGTTGAAATACATCTCTATGGGTATCTAGATGGTCGCCATCTCCCATTTGTCGATGTCTCTCGCAGTGCCGCGGTCATTCTGGCCAATACCGACATCCCGCCGGGCTTTACGTTCATCTACGCCTACCCCATGTCCGGTCAGGCGTGCATTTTGGGCGACAAGGATCCTTTACAGGTGGATTGTGACGACCTAGCGGAGCGTTTGCGGGTCTTTCGGCCACCGAGCTACAGTGAAGAAACCTACGATAAACACCTGCCTGACCTGCTTGAGCAAGCCGAGTACTTGCGGCAATTTCCGCCAACTCGCTTGGTGTATGTCGGAAAGGGGGATCTATGCGATCAAGCTCTACAGGCTTGGCTGGGGGCGCTTAGTAGCTAGTACACAGCTCAGTGCTACTTCGCTGTGTAGATCGTTGTGCTATTGCGCCCGCCGTCTTTTGATTCATAAAGGGCATGATCAGCAGCTTCTATCCAATCTTGTTCAGTTCCCATTTGATCGTTCAGCTCAGCAATGCCTAAACTGATGGTGATATTGAACTCAGTGCTGTCATGCTTCATTGTGGATTCTTCAATGATGTGGCGCAAGCGCTCAGCAAAGACAAGTGCATCTTGTGCGGTCGTCTCCGGCAGAATAATCGCAAATTCTTCTCCGCCGTAACGTCCACCTATGTCTGTTTCGCGGATATTCAGACGTAATTGACGACCGATAAAGCGGATCACATCATCGCCGGCCACATGCCCATGTGTGTCATTTACTTGCTTAAAAAAGTCTACGTCTAACATAATCAAGCTGGCTGGATGCTGGTGGCGACGGCTGCGTTGCAGTTCTCGGTGTAAGCACTCCTGCCAAAAAGAACGATTGAACAGTTGGCTCAATCCGTCCGTTCGACTTAATCGCTCCAGTTCACCATTGGCATCCTGCAGCGCTAGTTTGCTGGTTGCGATGTCGGTAACGTCAAAGATAACCAGCGCAATGTGTGTAACCTCCCCGCGTGTGTCGACAATGGGGTAGAGCATGCTGTTCTGATACATGAACTCGGCGGTGCTGGTGATCGGGTGGTAATTCCGAAAGCGCACTAGATATGGCCGTTGTTCCCAAGTGGTGAAAGTGCGGATGTTGAGCATGCGAACGGTGTCGGTTTTTTGCCGAAACCATTGCTCGGGTAATTCTGGGAATACCGCGAAGAGACTTTTGTTCTTAACACTGCTGGCTTGCTTACCCGAGTGATTCTCCATGAATGCATTCCAGGTGGTAATGTGATATTCGTTATCAATCACCACTAGCCCAATGTCTATGGTTTGCAGGATCTCAACCATCCAGTGAAAATCGCGGATATCGTTGTTATCAGCCATCTTTAATCCAAAAGGTACTGTATTTTTTTCCAGAGCACGGGCAGTGACTCTTCGGTAAAGAGCACCAGTAGGTCGCAATGAACGTTATGGTTCTCAATGTTGTAGCTGATCTCTATAGAAAGCGTCTTGTGCCAACTGTGGTTGGTGGGTTTCAACAGATCACGAATAGGCTGATGCTGCCCCAGAACGGTGGGGTGGCCTTGGCTAAAATTCAGGTCAACCTGTTCGGAAAACTTGCGAATGAAGGCACCGATCAGGATGTTGGCAACATCCATCAGTAATTCGATTTCAATGTCATCAGATTGTTGGCCGGTATAAGCCATCAGTGCTGCAATGTCTTCAAAGCTGGAATCGTTAAAGATGAGCATGGCTTCGCCGGTAACGCCATTGCCAGCAAAACCCTGGCAGACGGCAGAGGACCGCTCTTCGCCATCCAGCGCTTGCAACGCCATATGGAGATCGGTGATCTCAATGACATTTACCTTAGGGATAGGCAATTCCACAAAAACATCAAGCAAACGAGCTAGCAGGCTGGCTGCCTGGCCCATTGCGACGTTAGAAAGCTCTTGCAAGCAGTCGCGTTGCTCTTCGTTTAGCAGTAGTTGTTCAGTCACGATTGAACAATGCCCCTATAAAATGCCAAATTCTGACAAAACTTGACGGGTCTTGTCTGGATCTATGGGTTTTTCAATGAAGTCCAGTGCGCCGAGTTGCTTAACTCGGGCGACCGCTTCTGGTTGTACATCTCCCGAAACGACGATCACCATGCAGGGTAGGTCTTCTTTTTTGATGACCTCAAGCACTTGATAGCCGTCCATTATGGGCATGGTGAGATCGAGAAACATAATGTTGCCCTTGCCCGCTCTTACGGCGTCCAGGGCTTCTAAGCCATTCTCGGCATAACTGATGGTGACGTCCCAGTCGGGCGGCAGCGTACGCGCCATTTGTTTGCGCGCGAAGCTGGAATCATCACAAATTAGGATTGGAGTCGACATGGTCAAATAGGCTACTAATTCTAATACTGATAAGTTTAGGACAATAACACAAAAAAAGCCCTGCTGTTGCAGGGCTTTTTTTTATTGGCAAGTCATGCCCGCGTATTTACGATCACGCCGCGTCAGTCGCGATCACCGAAGAGGCCGCAGCAACAAAGTCGTCCATTTTGTCGAAGTTCAGGTAGCGATATACCTCACCCGACATACTGTCGATCTTGTTAGCGTATTCCAAGTACTCTGCAGGAGAAGGCAGCTTACCCAAAACCGATGCAATAGCAGCCAACTCGGCAGAGGCTAAGTAGACGTTTGCACCATCACCTAAACGGTTCGGGAAGTTACGAGTAGACGTGGATACGACTGTAGACTTCGCGGCGACACGTGCCTGGTTACCCATGCACAGTGAGCAACCTGGCATCTCGGTGCGCGCACCAGCACGGCCATAGATGTTGTAGTAGCCTTCTTCCATCAAAACGTGCTGGTCCATCTTCGTCGGCGGAGAAACCCACAGGCGAGTGCTGAGCGAACCGTTATGCTGCTCGAGCAGTTTGCCAGCAGCGCGGAAGTGACCAATGTTGGTCATGCAAGAACCGATGAAGACTTCATCGATCTTGTCGCCTTGCACGTCAGACAGCAAGCGAGCGTCGTCCGGGTCGTTCGGTGCGCACAGGATTGGCTCTTTGATCTCTGACATGTCGATTTCGATGACGTGCGCGTACTCGGCGTCTTTGTCAGCACGCATCAACGATGGGCTGGCTAACCACTCTTCCATCGCTTTAGCGCGACGCTCAAGGGTACGTGGGTCGCCGTAACCATTGGCGATCATCCAGCGCAGCATAACAACGTTTGAGCGCAGGTATTCTGCTACCGAGTCTTCAGACAGGGTGATGGTGCAGCCAGCAGCAGAGCGCTCGGCAGAAGCGTCTGACAATTCAAACGCTTGCTCAACCGTCAGCTCTTCCAGGCCTTCGATTTCCAGAATGCGGCCAGAGAACTCGTTAATTTTGCCTTTCTTCTCAACAGTCAACAGACCTTCTTTGATGCCGTAATACGGGATGGCGTGAACCAGATCACGCAATGTGATGCCCGGTTGACGTTTGCCTTTAAAGCGCACCAACACTGACTCAGGCATGTCCAAAGGCATAACGCCTGTGGCTGCAGCAAACGCCACCAAACCAGAACCGGCAGGGAAGGAGATACCCATAGGGAAGCGGGTGTGCGAGTCGCCACCAGTGCCCACGGTGTCCGGCAGCAACATGCGGTTCAGCCACGAGTGAATGATACCGTCACCTGGGCGCAAAGACACACCGCCGCGGTTCATGATGAAGTCGGGCAGGGTGTGCTGTGTGTCGATATCAACAGGCTTGGGATACGCTGCGGTGTGGCAGAACGACTGCATCACCAGATCGGTTGAGAAGCCTAGGCAAGCCAGGTCTTTCAATTCATCTCGCGTCATCGGACCGGTAGTATCCTGCGAGCCAACCGTAGTCATCTTGGGTTCGCAGTATTGGCCAGGGCGAATACCGGTGGTGCCACAAGCCTTACCGACCATCTTCTGGGCCAGTGTGAAGCCTTTGTTGCTCTGCTCAGTTACGCCCGGACGACGGAATACGTCAGACGGTGCCAAGCCCATTTGCTCGCGGGCACGGTCAGTTAAGCCACGGCCGATGATCAGTGGGATACGGCCGCCAGCGCGAACTTCGTCCAACAGCACGTCAGTTTTCAGGCTGAATTCAGTAATCACTTTGCCGTCTTTCTCTACTTTCCCTTCATACGGGAAAATGTCGATGACGTCGCCGGTGTTCATTTCAGAAACATCCAGCTCGATTGGCAAGGCACCAGCGTCTTCCATGGTGTTGAAGAAGATGGGGGCAATTTTGCCGCCCAAGCAGAAGCCGCCGGCGCGCTTGTTCGGTACAAAAGGAATGTCGTCACCGGTAAACCACAGCACAGAGTTCGTGGCGGACTTACGTGACGAACCGGTACCTACCACGTCACCGACATAGGCTACGGGGTGACCTTTGGCTTTCAGGTTTTCAATGGTGGCAATGGGGTTGGGTTCCATGCCGTCACGCGGGTTCTTCAGCATGGCTAAGCCGTGCAGTGGGATGTCCGGGCGTGACCAGGCGTCCTGCGCAGGTGAGAGGTCATCGGTGTTGGTTTCACCGGGGACTTTGAATACCGTCAGGGTAATCTTGTCAGCCAGTGGCGCACGGTTCAGGAACCATTCAGCGTCCGCCCAGCTTTGCATAACGGCTTTTGCGTTGGCGTTGCCAGCATCGGCCTGCTCTGCCACATCGTGAAAGGCATCAAAGACCAACAAAGTCTTTTTCAATTGTTCAGCGGCGACGGCGCCCAACTCGGCGTCTTTCAGTAAACCAACCAGAGTCTCGATGTTGTAACCACCGAGCATAGTGCCCAGCAGCTCAACAGCGCGGGTTTTGCTGATCAGCGGGCTTTGGTCTTCACCTTTGGCAATTGCAGATAAGTAGCCTGCTTTAACGTAAGCCGCTTCATCAACGCCCGGCGGTACGCGCTCGACGATCAAATCAAGAATAAATTCTTCTTCACCTTTCGGTGGGTTTTTCAGAAGCTCCACCAGAGCGGTGACTTGCTCAGCGTTAAGAGGCTTAGGTGGGATGCCTTGTGCGGCACGTTCTTCTACGTGTTTACGATAGGCTTCTAACACGGTGGATTCTCCATTCAGTTGTCAGGGGGCGTGATGACTATGGTGCATGGTAACCGCACCAAAAGGCAGGGTGACTGAACAATCATCACGGCCGGAAAAACGTCGTAAGTGTAGTGTATTAGGGCGAAAAAGTTAATAGAGCAAGGGGTGTGGCGGTATTTGCAAATCAGAATTTCACTATTTGATTTGGTGATAGTGGGGCGCCATGGCGTGTTAATCGACCCCCAATATTTTGTGAGTTTGTAGTGTCAGACGCCATTTGGGGTGGGCTAGACAGTAGCGAATGGTCGCACGAACGTTGTTAGACTGCGGAGAGATTAAGTCTGCTCGTGGTGGATTCATCGGAGACAAATAATAATGTTTGGCCAGAATGTGGGTGAATCGTTCGGGTGTGGCGTCAGCTTGTGGATAGACCAGTTTCAATTCGTCGCACTCTTTAATCACGACGTCGGCGGTGCCTTTCGGGGATACACACAGCCAATCCACACCTGGAGGTGCGGGGAGGGTGCCATTAGTTTCTACACCGACTTCGAATCCGGCTTCATGCATGGCGTCAATCAGTGCTGCATCAAGCTGCAACAGCGGCTCTCCGCCGGTAAAAATAACGTAACGATGCGCTTCACCCGGTGGCCACAGGGCCAAGATGTGCTCGACTAAACACTCCGCTGTTTTGAATTTTCCGCCGTGTTGGCCGTCGGTACCGATAAAGTCGGTATCGCAAAAAGAGCACACGGCCGATATGCGATCAACCTCGCGGCCGCTCCATAGGTTGCATCCGGTAAAACGACAGAATACTGCAGGGCGACCCGTGTGAGCACCTTCTCCTTGCAGTGAATAGAAGGCTTCTTTTACGCTATAGGTCATGCAGTAGTGCCTGTTTGGCGATGTGGGGTGACGGGTTGATTTTGCAATAATGCGG
It contains:
- the acnB gene encoding bifunctional aconitate hydratase 2/2-methylisocitrate dehydratase; protein product: MLEAYRKHVEERAAQGIPPKPLNAEQVTALVELLKNPPKGEEEFILDLIVERVPPGVDEAAYVKAGYLSAIAKGEDQSPLISKTRAVELLGTMLGGYNIETLVGLLKDAELGAVAAEQLKKTLLVFDAFHDVAEQADAGNANAKAVMQSWADAEWFLNRAPLADKITLTVFKVPGETNTDDLSPAQDAWSRPDIPLHGLAMLKNPRDGMEPNPIATIENLKAKGHPVAYVGDVVGTGSSRKSATNSVLWFTGDDIPFVPNKRAGGFCLGGKIAPIFFNTMEDAGALPIELDVSEMNTGDVIDIFPYEGKVEKDGKVITEFSLKTDVLLDEVRAGGRIPLIIGRGLTDRAREQMGLAPSDVFRRPGVTEQSNKGFTLAQKMVGKACGTTGIRPGQYCEPKMTTVGSQDTTGPMTRDELKDLACLGFSTDLVMQSFCHTAAYPKPVDIDTQHTLPDFIMNRGGVSLRPGDGIIHSWLNRMLLPDTVGTGGDSHTRFPMGISFPAGSGLVAFAAATGVMPLDMPESVLVRFKGKRQPGITLRDLVHAIPYYGIKEGLLTVEKKGKINEFSGRILEIEGLEELTVEQAFELSDASAERSAAGCTITLSEDSVAEYLRSNVVMLRWMIANGYGDPRTLERRAKAMEEWLASPSLMRADKDAEYAHVIEIDMSEIKEPILCAPNDPDDARLLSDVQGDKIDEVFIGSCMTNIGHFRAAGKLLEQHNGSLSTRLWVSPPTKMDQHVLMEEGYYNIYGRAGARTEMPGCSLCMGNQARVAAKSTVVSTSTRNFPNRLGDGANVYLASAELAAIASVLGKLPSPAEYLEYANKIDSMSGEVYRYLNFDKMDDFVAAASSVIATDAA
- the queE gene encoding 7-carboxy-7-deazaguanine synthase, yielding MTYSVKEAFYSLQGEGAHTGRPAVFCRFTGCNLWSGREVDRISAVCSFCDTDFIGTDGQHGGKFKTAECLVEHILALWPPGEAHRYVIFTGGEPLLQLDAALIDAMHEAGFEVGVETNGTLPAPPGVDWLCVSPKGTADVVIKECDELKLVYPQADATPERFTHILAKHYYLSPMNPPRADLISPQSNNVRATIRYCLAHPKWRLTLQTHKILGVD